One window of Aphis gossypii isolate Hap1 unplaced genomic scaffold, ASM2018417v2 Contig00007, whole genome shotgun sequence genomic DNA carries:
- the LOC114127595 gene encoding uncharacterized protein LOC114127595: MNSESEQFTCYWENKYNEQCELTNEISTQYKLLKLNEDVLIAKLKEMTKLKECVFDELCSYKAALEEKNDLVKTLNTNLKSIKEENCNLRRKINMNSRFGMDCKSTNEILDSIKQFETNSKSEQENLSTKFNIVCEKLYETKIAFCDVKNSINCDILNIGNTADAMKKLLEVDNCKKSLLNQNQQLKYKNALMEKELIGRNKKIKELKQKNDYYVNKINKMKKKLLDFNLKKDNVSCSIKKEFRTS, translated from the exons atgaattcagAATCAGAACAATTT acatgCTATTGGGAGAATAAATATAACGAACAATGTGAATTGACTAATGAAATCAGTACTCAGTACAAATTGCTAAAATTGAATGAAGACGTACTTATAGCCAAACTAAAGGAAATGACAAAACTTAAAGAATGTGTCTTTGATGAACTATGCAgttataaa GCTGcattagaagaaaaaaatgacttagttaaaacactaaatacaaatttgaaatctATTAAAGAGGAAAATTGTAACTTACGCaggaaaattaatatgaatagtcGATTTGGAATGGACTGTAAAAGTACAAATGAAATTCTAgattcaataaaacaattcgaaacaaattcaaaatctGAACAGGAAAACCTATCTACTAAATTTAACATCGtatgtgaaaaattatatgaaacgaAAATTGCGTTCTGTGatgtaaaaaattcaataaactgcgatatacttaatattggaAATACGGCAGATGCAATGAAAAAACTGTTAGAAGTAGATAATTGTAAAAAGAGTTtgttaaatcaaaatcaacagttaaaatataaaaatgcctTAATGGAGAAAGAGTTAATTGGCAgaaacaagaaaataaaagaactcaaacaaaaaaatgattactaTGTTAATAAGatcaataaaatgaaaaaaaaattgctagattttaacttaaaaaaagataatgttTCATGcagtattaaaaaagaatttagaacaagttaa